From Pongo pygmaeus isolate AG05252 chromosome 2, NHGRI_mPonPyg2-v2.0_pri, whole genome shotgun sequence, a single genomic window includes:
- the LOC129032837 gene encoding LOW QUALITY PROTEIN: uncharacterized protein LOC129032837 (The sequence of the model RefSeq protein was modified relative to this genomic sequence to represent the inferred CDS: deleted 1 base in 1 codon; substituted 2 bases at 2 genomic stop codons), translating to MDSGCIGSAVLLMAASHTLGPVPGTXQALDSRKPSHARVGPRCLSGWEWAEPLAGSWLLLRTPLAFSSLPILSPSQPGLRTSLFPPFRITLPDTIYVFKKQTHLLNKRMKQXMRHEGNQAGWHRWWLLEAGRARAAAGHSPRLCPPSSQGLSGLLQWVSKGPSLPWASDHLDPQPTC from the exons ATGGACTCTGGCTGTATCGGGAGCGCTGTCTTGCTCATGGCTGCGTCCCACACCCTTggccctgtgcctggcacatagcaggcacttGACAGTAGGAAGCCATCCCATGCCCGGGTTGGCCCCAGGTGT CTGTCAGGTTGGGAGTGGGCTGAGCCTTTGGCTGGGTCCTGGCTTCTGCTCAGAACACCACTggctttctcttctctcccaaTTCTCTCACCCTCTCAGCCTGGCTTGAGGACAAGCCTCTTCCCCCCCTTCAGGATCACCTTGCCAGACACAATATATGTGTTTAAGAAGCAgacacatttgttgaataaaagaatgaagcaatgaaTGAGGCATGAGGGCAACCAAGCTGGCTGGCACAGGTGGTGGCTCctggaggcaggcagggcaagGGCAGCTGCAGGGCACTCACCCAGGCTTTGCCCTCCATCTTCCCAAGGGCTGTCAGGGCTCCTCCAGTGGGTGTCCAAGGGTCCCTCCTTACCCTGGGCCTCTGACCACCTTGATCCCCAGCCTACCTGCTGA